A window of the Rhea pennata isolate bPtePen1 chromosome 19, bPtePen1.pri, whole genome shotgun sequence genome harbors these coding sequences:
- the GAA gene encoding lysosomal alpha-glucosidase, translating to SPGAARCEVPPGDRFDCGAERLLARADCEARGCCYAPAGPGRPDGGGGGGGPPWCFFPRGYRSYRAENLTATAGGYTALLRRCAASFLPGDVGTLRLDVALETRSRLRFTLRDPASQRYEVPLDTPRASARAAATLYGLQFSEDPFGLVVYRESTGKVLLNTTVAPLFFADQFLQISTSLPSHFIAGLGEHLTSLILNTSWTKITLWNRDMAPTPQVNLYGSHPFYLVMEDGGLAHGVFLLNSNAMDVVLQPSPALTWRTTGGILDFYVFLGPDPKSVVRQYLDVVGYPFMPPYWGLGFHLCRWGYSSTAITREVVINMTAARFPLDVQWNDLDYTDAKRDFTFNKKTFKDYPDMVRDFHQSGLRYIMIVDPGISSSGPPGTYKPYDDGLKRGVFILNATGQPLIGKVWPGPTAFPDFTNPETHEWWYDMVKEFHDQVPFDGMWIDMNEPSNFVEGSQDGCPSNNLEDPPYVPGVFGGRLQAGTLCASSQQYLSSHYNLHSLYGLTEAIASHDALVRIRGKRPFVISRSTFAGHGRYAGHWTGDVWSNWEQLSYSIPEVLLFNLFGVPLVGADICGFASDTTEELCVRWTQLGTFYPFMRNHNDHGNRPQEPYAFSPAAQNAMRKALYLRYSLLPYLYTLFHKAHSAGETVARPLFLEFPKDPNTWTVDRQLMWGAGLLITPVLEAAKTKVSGYFPAGTWYSLAGDSTIHSKGQWILLPAPLDTINVHVRAGHILPLQEPAFRTVESRKKGMTLIVALMTDGFARGDLFWDDGESLQTFENGDYTQIVFLATHGIVLSELLQVNDQVDGLLLKAVTVLGVTSPPQQVLANGALVDDFSYHSDTQVLTIPVSLPMWEQFSITWS from the exons agccccggggccgcccgctgCGAGGTGCCCCCGGGCGACCGCTTCGACTGCGGCGCCGAGCGGCTGCTGGCGCGGGCGGACTGCGAGGCGCGGGGCTGCTGCTacgcgcccgccggccccgggcgccccgacggcggcggcggcggcggcgggccgccCTGGTGCTTCTTCCCCCGCGGCTACCGCAGCTACCGCGCCGAGAACCTGACGGCCACCGCCGGCGGCTACACGGCCCTGCTCCGCCGCTGCGCCGCCAGCTTCCTCCCCGGGGACGTGGGCACCCTGCGGCTCGACGTGGCGCTGGAGACCCGCAGCCGGCTGCGCTTCACG CTCCGCGACCCGGCCAGCCAGCGCTACGAGGTGCCGCTGGACACGCCGCGGGCGAGCGCCCGGGCTGCCGCCACGCTCTACGGGCTGCAGTTCAGCGAGGATCCCTTCGGCCTCGTCGTCTACAGGGAGTCCACGGGGAAGGTGCT GCTGAACACGACTGTGGCACCTCTGTTCTTCGCAGACCAGTTCCTGCAGATTTCTACTTCCTTGCCATCTCATTTCATCGCTGGGCTAGGGGAACATCTGACATCACTAATCCTCAACACGTCATGGACCAAAATCACGCTGTGGAATCGGGACATGGCACCCACA ccccaggTCAATCTCTATGGCTCCCACCCCTTCTACCTGGTGATGGAGGACGGAGGTTTGGCCCATGGAGTCTTCCTGCTGAACAGCAATGCCATGG ACGTGGTTCTGCAGCCCAGTCCAGCCTTGACTTGGCGAACGACGGGTGGGATTCTGGATTTCTATGTCTTCCTGGGCCCGGATCCCAAGAGTGTCGTGCGGCAGTACCTGGATGTTGTTG gGTACCCCTTCATGCCCCCATATTGGGGCCTGGGATTCCACCTCTGCCGCTGGGGCTACTCCTCCACTGCTATTACCCGAGAGGTTGTGATCAACATGACAGCAGCCCGGTTCCCCTTG GATGTGCAGTGGAATGATTTAGATTACACGGATGCCAAGAGAGATTTCACATTCAACAAGAAAACCTTCAAGGACTATCCGGACATGGTGCGGGACTTTCACCAGAGTGGCCTGAGGTACATCATGATTGTG GATCCAGGGATCAGCAGCTCTGGGCCTCCTGGCACCTACAAACCCTATGATGATGGACTGAAGCGAGGGGTATTCATCCTAAATGCCACTGGACAGCCCCTGATCGGGAAG GTGTGGCCAGGCCCAACAGCCTTCCCAGATTTTACCAACCCAGAGACACATGAGTGGTGGTATGACATGGTGAAGGAGTTCCATGACCAAGTGCCCTTTGATGGCATGTGGATT gaCATGAACGAGCCATCGAACTTTGTGGAGGGCTCTCAGGACGGCTGCCCCAGCAACAACTTGGAGGACCCACCCTATGTGCCAG GTGTGTTTGGGGGACGCCTTCAAGCAGGAACCCTTTGTGCCTCTAGCCAGCAGTACCTGTCCTCTCACTACAACCTCCACAGTCTGTATGGGCTGACAGAAGCCATTGCTTCCCATGA CGCACTGGTGAGGATCCGGGGGAAGCGCCCCTTCGTGATCTCACGATCCACATTTGCTGGTCACGGGCGCTATGCTGGTCATTGGACGGGGGATGTCTGGAGCAACTGGGAACAGCTGTCCTACTCCATACCAG AGGTGCTGCTCTTCAATCTCTTTGGTGTGCCGCTGGTTGGGGCGGATATCTGCGGTTTTGCGAGTGACACAACTGAAGAGCTGTGTGTGCGCTGGACCCAGCTGGGTACCTTCTACCCCTTCATGAGGAATCATAATGATCACGGCAACCGG CCTCAGGAGCCGTATGCCTTCAGCCCAGCTGCTCAGAATGCCATGAGGAAGGCCCTCTACCTCCGCTACTCTCTGCTCCCATACCTCTACACCCTGTTCCACAAAGCTCATTCTGCTGGGGAGACAGTGGCGCGGCCGCTCTTCCTTGA GTTCCCAAAAGACCCTAACACCTGGACTGTAGACCGCCAGCTCATGTGGGGTGCAGGGCTCCTCATCACACCAGTGCTTGAGGCAGCAAAGACCAAAGTCAGTGGCTACTTCCCGGCAGGAACCTGGTACAGCTTAGCTGGG GACTCAACTATCCACAGCAAAGGCCAGTGGATCCTCTTACCAGCTCCTCTGGACACGATTAATGTGCATGTCCGAGCAGGACACATCCTGCCTCTGCAG GAGCCTGCGTTTAGAACTGTTGAGTCCCGGAAGAAGGGGATGACATTGATTGTGGCACTGATGACAGATGGGTTTGCCAGGGGTGACCTGTTCTGGGATGACGGGGAGAGCTTGCAGACCTTCGAGAACGGGGACTACACACAGATCGTCTTCTTGGCGACGCAC GGCATCGTGCTCAGCGAGCTTTTGCAGGTAAACGACCAGGTAGATGGGCTGCTACTGAAGGCTGTGACCGTGCTGGGCGTCACAAGTCCTCCTCAGCAAGTCCTGGCCAATGGTGCCCTTGTGGATGACTTCTCCTATCACAGTGACACCCAG GTGCTGACTATCCCTGTGTCACTGCCGATGTGGGAGCAGTTTTCAATCACTTGGTCTTGA
- the SGSH gene encoding N-sulphoglucosamine sulphohydrolase, with amino-acid sequence MAAAAGPVPPPPPLLLLLLNALQLGGVPAPARNVLLLLADDGGFESGVYNNSAIQTPNLDALARRSVVFQNAFTSVSSCSPSRASILTGLPQHQNGMYGLHQDVHHFNSFDSVRSLPLLLSQAHIRTGIIGKKHVGPEAVYPFDFAYTEENSSVLQVGRNITRIKALVRNFLQSQDERPFFLYVAFHDPHRCGHSQPQYGAFCEKFGNGESGMGWIPDWKPQLYSPEEVQVPHFVPDTPAARADLAAQYTTIGRMDQGIGLVLEELQRAGFHNSTLVIYTSDNGIPFPSGRTNLYRSGTAEPLLISSPEHTGRWGQVSQAFASLLDLTPTILEWFSIPYPTYSIFGRKKVQLTGKSLLPALELEQPWATAFSSQSHHEVTMYYPMRAIQHQQFRLIHNLNYRMPFPIDQDFYVSPTFQDLLNRTRAGQPTHWNKTLHEYYYRDRWELFDCSRDPTESQNLAPDPRYATVFELLRIQLLKWQWDTSDPWVCSPDAVLEEKLNPQCQPLHNEL; translated from the exons ATGGCTGCTGCCGCAGGACCCG tgccgccgccgccgccgctgctgctgctgctgctgaacgCGCTGCAGCTCGGCggggtcccggccccggcccgcaacgtgctgctgctcctgg CGGACGATGGTGGCTTTGAGAGTGGTGTGTACAACAATTCAGCCATCCAGACACCCAACCTGGACGCGCTGGCCCGGCGCAGTGTTGTCTTCCAGAATGCCTTCACCTCTGTCAGCAGCTGCTCCCCGAGCCGGGCCAGCATCCTGACCGGCTTACCCCAG CACCAGAATGGGATGTACGGGCTGCACCAGGACGTGCACCATTTCAACTCCTTCGACAGCGTGCGGAGCCTGCCCCTACTGCTCAGCCAAGCGCACATCCGGACAG GGATAATTGGGAAGAAGCATGTTGGCCCAGAGGCTGTCTACCCCTTTGACTTTGCATACACAGAGGAGAACAGTTCAGTCTTGCAGGTTGGAAGAAACATCACTCGAATCAAAGCACTTGTCCGGAATTTCCTCCAGAGTCAGGATGAGAG GCCTTTCTTCCTCTACGTCGCCTTCCACGACCCCCACCGCTGTGGGCACTCCCAGCCCCAATACGGGGCCTTTTGCGAGAAATTTGGCAATGGAGAGAGCGGCATGGGCTGGATCCCTGACTGGAAGCCGCAGCTCTACAGCCCGGAGGAAGTGCAG GTCCCTCACTTTGTTCCAGACACCCCAGCTGCCCGGGCAGACTTGGCAGCCCAGTACACAACCATCGGACGCATGGACCAAG GCATCGGGCTGGTCCTGGAGGAACTGCAGCGTGCTGGCTTCCACAACAGCACGTTGGTGATCTACACCTCTGACAACGGCATCCCCTTCCCCAGTGGCAGGACCAACCTCTACCGTTCGGGCACTGCCGAGCCCCTGTTGATCTCCTCCCCTGAGCACACTGGGCGCTGGGGGCAGGTCAGCCAGGCCTTTGCCAGCCTCCTGG ATCTCACACCAACCATTCTGGAGTGGTTCTCCATCCCCTACCCTACTTACAGCATCTTTGGCAGAAAGAAAGTGCAGCTTACAGGAAAATCTCTCCTGCCAGCACTGGAACTGGAACAGCCCTGGGCTACAGCCTTCAGCAGCCAGAGCCACCACGAGGTGACCATGTACTATCCCATGCGGGCCATTCAGCATCAGCAATTCCGCCTCATTCACAACCTCAACTACAGGATGCCCTTTCCCATTGATCAGGACTTCTACGTCTCACCCACTTTCCAAGACCTGCTCAACCGGACGAGGGCTGGGCAGCCAACCCACTGGAACAAGACCTTGCACGAGTATTATTACAGGGACCGCTGGGAGCTGTTCGACTGTAGCCGTGACCCCACTGAGAGCCAGAACCTGGCTCCTGACCCTCGCTATGCCACAGTCTTCGAGCTGCTTCGCATACAGCTCTTGAAATGGCAATGGGACACCAGTGACCCTTGGGTGTGTAGCCCTGATGCTGTCTTGGAGGAGAAACTGAACCCTCAGTGCCAGCCACTGCACAATGAACTGTGA
- the SLC26A11 gene encoding sodium-independent sulfate anion transporter isoform X2: MPAAGPEEPGRCCSYRAVQKRLPILSWLPRYSLAWLQLDLIAGATVGLTVIPQALAYAEVAGLPVQYGLYSSFMGCFVYCLLGTSKDVTLGPTAIMSLLVSSYTFHDPVYAVLLAFLSGCIQLAMGLLRLGFILDFISCPVIKGFTSAASVTISFNQVKNILGLHGIPRQFFLQVYQTLRRIGETRAGDAILGLACLVALTGLGAMKSRLPRAPSVEPLSARVSYFIVWISATARNALVVLFAGLVAYSFQVMGSQPFTLTGKIPQGLPAFQLPLFSEVAPNDTVPFSRMVQDMGDGLAVVPLMGLLETIAIAKAFGFTNILGSFVSSYPVTGSFGRTAVNAQTGACTPAGGLVTGALVLLSLAYLTSFFYYVPKAALAAVIICAVVPMFDAGIFGTLWRVKRLDLVPLCVTFLFCFWEVQYGIVAGMLVSGVLLLYPIARPPIKVSDQGELLVQPGSSLHFPAIEYLRDTVCRHALAGASSPCSVILDCHYVSSIDYTVVVGLADLLHELHKQGLSLTFRGLQDNVLQVLLSANLEEFQHFTSWQEAEQHGEAELRSSWAVLFPGAERSPLAAGRIQ, from the exons ATGCCAGCGGCGGGCCCCGAGGAGCCCGGGCGGTGCTGCTCTTACCGCGCGGTGCAGAAAAGGCTCCCAATCCTCAGCTGGCTTCCGCGGTACTCCCTGGCCTGGCTGCAGCTCGACCTGATCGCTGGAGCGACCGTGGGCCTGACGGTCATACCGCAGGCGCTGGCGTATGCCGAGGTGGCCGGCCTGCCTGTCCAG TATGGCCTCTATTCTTCCTTCATGGGCTGCTTTGTCTACTGCTTACTGGGAACCTCCAAAGATGTGACACTGGGTCCCACTGCCATCATGTCGCTGCTTGTCTCTTCTTACACGTTCCATGACCCCGTCTATGCCGTCCTGCTCGCCTTCCTGTCAGGTTGCATCCAGCTGGCCATGGGGCTCCTACGTCTTG GTTTTATTCTGGACTTTATATCCTGCCCAGTCATTAAAGGATTCACCTCAGCTGCTTCAGTCACCATTAGCTTCAACCAGGTCAAG AACATCCTGGGACTGCACGGAATCCCTCGGCAGTTTTTCCTGCAGGTGTATCAAACGCTGAGAAGGATCGGAGAGACCAG GGCTGGGGATGCCATCCTTGGGCTGGCCTGCCTGGTGGCACTAACAGGGCTTGGGGCAATGAAGAGTCGCCTTCCCAGAGCTCCCAGTGTGGAGCCGCTGTCCGCCAGGGTCAGTTATTTCATCGTCTGGATCTCCGCCACGG CACGCAATGCCCTCGTCGTCCTGTTTGCTGGCCTGGTTGCTTACTCCTTCCAGGTGATGGGCTCTCAGCCGTTCACGCTCACCGGGAAGATCCCCCAAGGGCTCCCTGCATTCCAGCTGCCGCTGTTTTCTGAGGTTGCCCCCAATGACACTGTCCCCTTCAGCAGGATGGTGCAG GACATGGGAGATGGATTGGCCGTGGTCCCGCTCATGGGCCTGCTGGAGACCATTGCGATTGCCAAGGCTTTTG GCTTCACCAACATCCTGGGCTCTTTCGTCTCCTCGTATCCCGTCACGGGCAGCTTCGGGCG GACGGCGGTGAACGCGCAGACGGGCGCCTGCACCCCCGCGGGAGGGCTCGTCACAG GGGCCCTGGTCCTGCTCTCGCTCGCCTACCTGACCTCCTTCTTCTACTACGTTCCCAAAGCGGCGCTGGCCGCCGTCATCATCTGCGCTGTGGTGCCCATGTTCGACGCCGGGATCTTCGGGACGCTGTGGCGGGTTAAGA GGCTGGACCTCGTGCCCCTGTGCGTGACATTCCTGTTCTGCTTCTGGGAGGTCCAGTACGGCATTGTGGCTGGGATGCTGGTCTCAGGGGTTCTCCTGCTCTACCCCATTGCCAGGCCCCCAATAAAG GTGTCTGACCAGGGAGAGCTCCTCGTGCAgcccgggagcagcctgcaTTTCCCGGCCATCGAGTACCTGCGGGACACCGTGTGCAGACACGCTCTGGCAG GAGCGTCTTCACCGTGCTCCGTCATCCTGGACTGCCACTACGTCAGCAGCATCGATTACACGGTGGTGGTGGGGCTGGCAGATCTGCTGCACGAGTTGCACAAGCAAGGCCTCTCCCTGACCTTCCGCGGCCTGCAG GACAATGTTCTCCAAGTCTTGCTGTCTGCAAACTTAGAAGAGTTCCAGCATTTCACCAGCTGGCAGGAGGCAG AGCAGCACGGCGAAGCGGAGCTGCGGAGCAGCTGGGCTGTCCTGTTCCCCGGCGCCGAGCGCTCGCCGCTGGCCGCGGGGCGCATCCAGTGA
- the SLC26A11 gene encoding sodium-independent sulfate anion transporter isoform X1: MPAAGPEEPGRCCSYRAVQKRLPILSWLPRYSLAWLQLDLIAGATVGLTVIPQALAYAEVAGLPVQYGLYSSFMGCFVYCLLGTSKDVTLGPTAIMSLLVSSYTFHDPVYAVLLAFLSGCIQLAMGLLRLGFILDFISCPVIKGFTSAASVTISFNQVKNILGLHGIPRQFFLQVYQTLRRIGETRAGDAILGLACLVALTGLGAMKSRLPRAPSVEPLSARVSYFIVWISATARNALVVLFAGLVAYSFQVMGSQPFTLTGKIPQGLPAFQLPLFSEVAPNDTVPFSRMVQDMGDGLAVVPLMGLLETIAIAKAFASQNDYRIDPNQELLAMGFTNILGSFVSSYPVTGSFGRTAVNAQTGACTPAGGLVTGALVLLSLAYLTSFFYYVPKAALAAVIICAVVPMFDAGIFGTLWRVKRLDLVPLCVTFLFCFWEVQYGIVAGMLVSGVLLLYPIARPPIKVSDQGELLVQPGSSLHFPAIEYLRDTVCRHALAGASSPCSVILDCHYVSSIDYTVVVGLADLLHELHKQGLSLTFRGLQDNVLQVLLSANLEEFQHFTSWQEAEQHGEAELRSSWAVLFPGAERSPLAAGRIQ, encoded by the exons ATGCCAGCGGCGGGCCCCGAGGAGCCCGGGCGGTGCTGCTCTTACCGCGCGGTGCAGAAAAGGCTCCCAATCCTCAGCTGGCTTCCGCGGTACTCCCTGGCCTGGCTGCAGCTCGACCTGATCGCTGGAGCGACCGTGGGCCTGACGGTCATACCGCAGGCGCTGGCGTATGCCGAGGTGGCCGGCCTGCCTGTCCAG TATGGCCTCTATTCTTCCTTCATGGGCTGCTTTGTCTACTGCTTACTGGGAACCTCCAAAGATGTGACACTGGGTCCCACTGCCATCATGTCGCTGCTTGTCTCTTCTTACACGTTCCATGACCCCGTCTATGCCGTCCTGCTCGCCTTCCTGTCAGGTTGCATCCAGCTGGCCATGGGGCTCCTACGTCTTG GTTTTATTCTGGACTTTATATCCTGCCCAGTCATTAAAGGATTCACCTCAGCTGCTTCAGTCACCATTAGCTTCAACCAGGTCAAG AACATCCTGGGACTGCACGGAATCCCTCGGCAGTTTTTCCTGCAGGTGTATCAAACGCTGAGAAGGATCGGAGAGACCAG GGCTGGGGATGCCATCCTTGGGCTGGCCTGCCTGGTGGCACTAACAGGGCTTGGGGCAATGAAGAGTCGCCTTCCCAGAGCTCCCAGTGTGGAGCCGCTGTCCGCCAGGGTCAGTTATTTCATCGTCTGGATCTCCGCCACGG CACGCAATGCCCTCGTCGTCCTGTTTGCTGGCCTGGTTGCTTACTCCTTCCAGGTGATGGGCTCTCAGCCGTTCACGCTCACCGGGAAGATCCCCCAAGGGCTCCCTGCATTCCAGCTGCCGCTGTTTTCTGAGGTTGCCCCCAATGACACTGTCCCCTTCAGCAGGATGGTGCAG GACATGGGAGATGGATTGGCCGTGGTCCCGCTCATGGGCCTGCTGGAGACCATTGCGATTGCCAAGGCTTTTG CCTCGCAGAACGATTACAGGATTGACCCCAACCAGGAGCTGCTGGCGATGG GCTTCACCAACATCCTGGGCTCTTTCGTCTCCTCGTATCCCGTCACGGGCAGCTTCGGGCG GACGGCGGTGAACGCGCAGACGGGCGCCTGCACCCCCGCGGGAGGGCTCGTCACAG GGGCCCTGGTCCTGCTCTCGCTCGCCTACCTGACCTCCTTCTTCTACTACGTTCCCAAAGCGGCGCTGGCCGCCGTCATCATCTGCGCTGTGGTGCCCATGTTCGACGCCGGGATCTTCGGGACGCTGTGGCGGGTTAAGA GGCTGGACCTCGTGCCCCTGTGCGTGACATTCCTGTTCTGCTTCTGGGAGGTCCAGTACGGCATTGTGGCTGGGATGCTGGTCTCAGGGGTTCTCCTGCTCTACCCCATTGCCAGGCCCCCAATAAAG GTGTCTGACCAGGGAGAGCTCCTCGTGCAgcccgggagcagcctgcaTTTCCCGGCCATCGAGTACCTGCGGGACACCGTGTGCAGACACGCTCTGGCAG GAGCGTCTTCACCGTGCTCCGTCATCCTGGACTGCCACTACGTCAGCAGCATCGATTACACGGTGGTGGTGGGGCTGGCAGATCTGCTGCACGAGTTGCACAAGCAAGGCCTCTCCCTGACCTTCCGCGGCCTGCAG GACAATGTTCTCCAAGTCTTGCTGTCTGCAAACTTAGAAGAGTTCCAGCATTTCACCAGCTGGCAGGAGGCAG AGCAGCACGGCGAAGCGGAGCTGCGGAGCAGCTGGGCTGTCCTGTTCCCCGGCGCCGAGCGCTCGCCGCTGGCCGCGGGGCGCATCCAGTGA